The DNA window CGGGACACCAGCCGTCCATGGAGCCACCGTTTCCGCTCCGTCGCTCCCGCGAAGGCGGGCTCGCGGGAATGACCCGTTGGGTTGACCCGATTCGGGATCAGGCGGTCCGTTCATGAAACAGCCCTGCTCCTGAAAGCGCGGAGTTGCCGCGCTCTGTGGCGTTCGTGTATTGTCTACGGGGCGACAGACCGGTGGCGTGAGAGGCAGGCGGGTGTCATGGCAATCGGCAGTGAGATACCGCGCCTTCGCCCGCGTACATTGGCGCGCTACTTCGCGGCGACCGCCCTGTATCAGTTCGAACTGACGCGAGAGTACTCGCACGAGGCTCTCGAACGGTTTTGGCGGACGGAAGCGGCTCGCGAAGTCGACAGCCCGGTGCGGCGATTCGCCACGCAGTTGGTCGAGTTGGCATTGCTGCACCTTGACACGATCGACGGGCTTGTCGAACAGTACGCGCGGCAACGTGCGCTTCATCGTGTTCCGGCGTTGGACCTCGCGTTGCTGCGGTTGGGCAGCGCTGAGATGCTCTATCTATCGGATGTCCCGCCGGTGGTTACCATCAACGAGATCGTCGAACTGACGAAACTCCTATGCGCCGACGAGTCCGCCGCATTCCTCAACGCAGTCCTGGACAAGATCAAGAGCCATCGAGAGCAGATCGCGCCAGCGGAGAAGGCATTCAGTCAATGGGCAGAGACGCACGCGAACGGCGTTCAGTGACTAGAGGCTTTGTCGGGCACGCCTCGGCGGCGGCTTGCCTGCTCCTATGGCTATTGGCGCTGCCGCTGTTGGCGCATCAGGAGTCCGCTCTGGTACGCGAGTTCGGCGGCAAGGGGGCTGAGACCGGTCAGCTATCCGATCAGACGGCGTTCTACGCAGACGCCTCCGGGAACCTGTACGTCGTCGATGCGACCTACAAGCGGATCCAGCGCTTCGATGCCGATGGCGTTGCGACGTTGGCGATCGACAACACGACGCTCGGATCGACGATCCTTCAGAAGCCGACGGCGATCACCGCGACCGCCGACGGTTCCATCTACGTCGTGGACCTGGAATATCTGCCGATCACGAACGCTCCGGGCAGACCCGTGTTCTACTACGCGCACGCGGTGCGCCGGTTCGCCTCGGACGGGACGTATCAGGGCGTTCTGAACTACCTGGAGCTCGGCGAGAAGAGCCCGATGCCGGAGAGCGCGCTGCTCGCCGTCACATCCGAGGGTGAGCTTTCCGCGATCGTTCCCTACGGCGACACGAACCGGAAGGTGATCCTCGCGCCGACGCCGCGCGGAACCATCCTCGTCAACGACCGCGACACGATCTTCGAGGTGAAGCCGGACGGCGAAGTCGTCGGGTACTTCGGAGCGCGCGGCGGACGCGACGGCGAATCGCACGACAGCGCGTCGATGTCCGTGGACGCCCAGGGGAACATCTACGTCGCCGACACGAAGAACCATCGAATCGTCGTCTACGGTCCTGAGGGGGATTCCCTGCGCACGTTCGGAACGCATGGGACGCGGGACGGACAGTTGACGGAGCCGTTCCTGGTGAGCGTTCAGGCGGATGGGACGATCCTCGTGGGCGACCATGCGGTCTATGTCCGCTCGCACGCGACGGGGCTGCCTCTGCGCAAGGACGATCCATCGCCCGTCGTGCCGGAGAGCATGCTCCGCATGGAGGATCGCCTGAGCGACGAGCGGCTGACGACGACCCTGATCCGACGCGTCCAACGCTTTACGCCGGAGGGGAAGTACCTCGACCGCCAACTCGTGCGCTTCCCGGTCGAATCCTATGCGTCGTGGCACTACGATCTGTGCGCCATCGGAGGCGACGGACGGACGTACTGCGAGCACTCCCAGTCGCGCCGGATTCGCGTCTACGAAGCGTCGAGCGGGGTCGCCTGGTCGAACGTCCATCGAACGCTGAACGTCATCTACGACATGACGACGTTGCTGCAGGAAGTAGACAACCCGGACCTCGACGCGGTCCTGGGAACCGAGGCGGACTTCCGGGCGCGCGGCTTCTTGTTCCGCGACAAGACGCTGAGCCTCCTCGTGCTGCCAGGCACGGTGAGCGCGTCTGCGCAGGCGGACCTGCGGCTCGCCTACGACTGGAACGAGCGGGAACGGTTCGCGTTCGCGCCGGGGTTCTACAGCCTCCGGGCGCGGAGCGAGCAGTTCTATCAGGCTGAGGCGGGCTTGGACCCTGAGCGCTCCTTCCCGCAGGACGACCGCGACCACACGGTCTACGATCAGGCGCAGTTCGAACTGGTGTGGGATCGCACGCTGAATCAGGACCCCTACCGCATCCGTTCGATGAGCAGTTTCGCGAACTTCGGGTTCGGCAAGGTCACCACGATCAACTTTGCTGTCGCGCGCAAGACGGCGGACAAGCCCGGCTCCCAAGACAACCTCCGTCGATTCACGACAGTGCAGACCTTCCTCGATTGGGAGCTGGGCGTGCAGTACGACTTGGGCACACGCCTCTACGCGACGGCGTCTGTCCTTCGGGGCCCCGCGTACGCTGGATACAACGGATGGTGGACCTATGTGGACGAGACCGGCGCGTTGTTCGCTCAGGGCTTCAACTCGGGCCGTGAGACGCGGGTACAGCTTGTCGTCGAGGGGCTCTTCTAGCTCCGAGCGACCACCAGCCCGTCCGGACTGGCAGGAGCCCCATGCGTCTCCAGGCGTGCTCCTCATGCCGATTTCCGAGAGCCCTTGAACGTCGATCAAATCTTTTTCGTTAGCTAATCATCGTACCGCGTTCGACCAGGAATTGACCTGGAGCCTTTGGATCGGTCGCGCTGTCACACGGGAAGGGCGCGCACATGCTAGGCACGGCAGGCACGGCGGGAAAAGGATCGCTCGCGTTCCAGTGTGTGGTCGGGTTGATCGTCGTCGCATTCGGGCTGGCGCTGGCAAGCCCAGCGCTCGCGACGCCTGCCGTGGCAATCGTCGCGCCCTACAATGGTCAGCAACTCGTCGGCGTGACGAGCACAAATCTCGATGTCGCCATCACCGACCACACGACCGGCTGGAAGTACCAGCTCGCCGACATGACCGCGGCGGGCGACGTGGTGGCGTCGGGCTCCGTCCTGTCGGGAACGCGGACGACGTTGTCCGGGCTGGTCGCCGGGCGCTCGTACACGGCGACGGTGACGCTGAGGGATGGGGAAGGCTTGACGGTCCCCGGCATCAGCGCCGTGTCGATGTTCACCGTCGAGGCGGCGTCCAGCGGGTTCGTCCTGACGGGCAACTACGTGCAGGTCGGGATCAACAAAGACGGCTCCCTGATCGACGAGAACTCGCACATCAGCTTCCGCTATCAGCCGGCGGGAACAGGCGTCTTCACGTCGCGCCCTGACTACTTCTACCCCGGCTCGCCTTTGGAGGCGTACGCCGTCAAGGTGGATTCGACGACAACGCGCGCCGAGGGCCCGCTCAGCACGACGATTCCCGGCGTCCTGCGGAACACGAGCGCCGGAGCCCTTCGCCGCGCGGAGTACACGGCGACGATCGCCCCCGGCATCCTCATCCAGCAGACCATCTCGTTCGACGGGGGTTCCACCGCCGCTCGGTTCGACGTGTTCATTCGCAACATCGACCGAGTGCCGCACAACGTGCGCTACCTGCGGAACATGGACCCCGATCAAGGGGTGACCTACGGGTCCAGCTTCAGCACGTACAACGATATTGTCGCGGTTCCGCAAGGCAAGCTCGTGACCGCCGGAACGACGTCCTGGGGCTGGTTCGGACTGGGCGCGACGGGACTGGGTGATGCGGTCGCCTTCGAAGTCGCCAGCTACCAAGTCGATGTCGAATCCTCCGGACTGTTCACGTACGACCCGGATCATGTGCTAACCGCTCCGAACGACCCGAATGGGACGCTGAGCGACGTCGGGATCAACATCGCGTTCGACCTGGGAACGCTGCTCCCCGGTCAGGGCAAGTCCTTCACGTTCTACATGATCGGCGGCAACAGCAAGGACGAAGTCGTCACGACGTTCGACGCGCTGGGAACCGTCGTCTACGCGCCGATCACGCTGGGCGGGCTTGGGATGAACACGAGCGCGCTCACGCACCTCGCCCAGGAGGCGGTGCATGCGGCGGTCGCCGCGGCGCCCCTTTCGGAGACGGACCGTTCGCTGCTGGCGTCGGCGCTGGAGAGCCATCTGCTCGTGCCGGTGATTCCCGGTTATCCTGCGGCTCCGGCGATCTATCCGTCCTATGGAAATGAGGTCGTTCGGGACAACTTTGGGAACCCCCTGACGATTCAGCGGGGCGACTTCACGACGGACCTGAGCTTCCGCGCAGGGGGAGTGGGCAGAGTTCTCGGTGCGCCGAAGCTGGGACTGGTCGCCGGAACCGGGGCGGATATCGCGTCGGTGAAGTTCGAGCTCTCGACGCCGACGGCGACTCATATCGGCGTCAGCGCGTCGGAGGTCACGGCTACGGCGCCGGCTTCCTATAGGTTCGTCTTCGACGAGGACGCGGCGCTGGAGTTCTTGGGTCATTGGCCCGGCACGGTCCTTCCCGACGGAACGTTCGATGCCGA is part of the Candidatus Poribacteria bacterium genome and encodes:
- the nusB gene encoding transcription antitermination factor NusB; the encoded protein is MAIGSEIPRLRPRTLARYFAATALYQFELTREYSHEALERFWRTEAAREVDSPVRRFATQLVELALLHLDTIDGLVEQYARQRALHRVPALDLALLRLGSAEMLYLSDVPPVVTINEIVELTKLLCADESAAFLNAVLDKIKSHREQIAPAEKAFSQWAETHANGVQ